In Rhodococcus rhodochrous, a single genomic region encodes these proteins:
- the dxs gene encoding 1-deoxy-D-xylulose-5-phosphate synthase, giving the protein MGVLSRIQSPDDLRRLSPVELTELAGEIREFLVEKVAATGGHLGPNLGVVELTIALHRVFDSPRDPILFDTGHQAYVHKILTGRRDEFDSLRQKGGLSGYPCRAESEHDWIESSHASAALSYADGLAKAYSLSGQSDRTVVAVVGDGALTGGMCWEALNNIAAGQNRSMVIVVNDNGRSYAPTIGGLAEHLAALRLKPGYEKVLDNSRRIVKRIPWIGSAAYSVLHGMKAGVKDAVSPQVLFTDLGIKYLGPVDGHDEQAMESALRRAKAYGGPVLVHAVTRKGAGYAPAENHLADQMHATGVMDPRTGRAKSASAPDWTSVFSDELIALGEKREDVVAITAAMPGPTGLAKFGERFPDRTFDVGIAEQHAVTSAAGLALGGMHPVVAVYSTFLNRAFDQLLMDVALLKQPVTVVLDRAGVTGSDGASHNGMWDLSLLGIVPGIRVAAPRDGATLREELGEALDVSDGPTVLRFPKGSVGEDIPAIERLDGTVDVLRMPPSRRGDALIVAVGAFAGLALDVADRLSKQGIDAAVVDPRWVFPVPDAVVDLARGFRIVVTIEDSGLHGGVGSAVSAALRRNDVDVPTRDLGVPQKFLDHASRNEIHAELGLTAQDVARQVTGWVAGLDSEPEERSRPSAVEQSDREAG; this is encoded by the coding sequence TTGGGTGTTCTGTCCCGCATCCAGTCGCCCGACGATCTACGTCGACTCTCCCCTGTGGAGCTCACCGAGCTCGCGGGGGAGATTCGGGAATTCCTGGTCGAGAAGGTCGCGGCGACCGGCGGTCACCTCGGGCCCAATCTCGGCGTCGTCGAGCTGACCATTGCTCTGCACCGAGTGTTCGATTCGCCACGCGATCCGATCCTCTTCGACACCGGTCACCAGGCCTACGTCCACAAGATCCTCACCGGTCGTCGCGACGAGTTCGACAGCCTCCGGCAGAAGGGTGGGTTGTCCGGCTACCCGTGCCGCGCGGAGAGCGAACACGACTGGATCGAGTCGTCGCACGCCTCGGCCGCCCTGTCGTACGCCGACGGGCTCGCCAAGGCCTATTCGCTGTCCGGGCAGTCCGATCGGACCGTGGTGGCCGTGGTGGGCGACGGCGCGCTGACCGGCGGTATGTGCTGGGAGGCGCTCAACAACATCGCCGCCGGGCAGAACCGCTCGATGGTGATCGTGGTCAACGACAACGGCCGCTCCTACGCGCCCACGATCGGTGGTCTCGCCGAGCACCTCGCGGCGCTGCGTCTCAAGCCCGGCTACGAGAAGGTGCTCGACAACAGTCGGCGCATCGTCAAGCGGATCCCCTGGATCGGCTCGGCGGCCTACTCGGTGCTGCACGGCATGAAGGCCGGCGTGAAGGATGCGGTGAGCCCCCAGGTGCTCTTCACCGATCTGGGCATCAAGTACCTCGGACCGGTCGACGGGCACGACGAGCAGGCGATGGAATCGGCTCTGCGTCGCGCGAAGGCGTACGGCGGCCCCGTCCTGGTCCACGCCGTCACCCGCAAGGGAGCCGGCTACGCGCCCGCCGAGAACCACCTCGCCGATCAGATGCACGCCACGGGCGTGATGGATCCGCGCACGGGTCGCGCGAAGTCCGCCTCCGCCCCCGACTGGACGTCGGTCTTCTCCGACGAACTCATCGCGCTGGGGGAGAAACGGGAGGACGTCGTGGCCATCACCGCCGCGATGCCCGGACCGACCGGCCTCGCCAAGTTCGGCGAACGGTTCCCCGACCGCACCTTCGACGTCGGCATCGCCGAACAGCACGCGGTGACCTCGGCGGCAGGTCTCGCGCTCGGCGGGATGCATCCCGTCGTCGCCGTCTACTCGACCTTCCTCAACCGGGCGTTCGACCAGCTGCTCATGGACGTCGCGCTGCTGAAGCAGCCGGTCACCGTGGTGCTCGACCGTGCGGGTGTGACGGGCTCCGACGGCGCCAGCCACAACGGCATGTGGGATCTGTCCTTGCTGGGCATCGTCCCCGGCATCCGGGTCGCCGCTCCACGCGACGGGGCGACGCTGCGCGAGGAACTCGGTGAGGCGCTCGACGTCTCCGACGGACCGACCGTCCTCCGCTTCCCCAAAGGCTCGGTGGGAGAAGACATCCCGGCGATCGAGCGTCTCGACGGCACCGTCGACGTGCTGCGGATGCCGCCATCGCGGCGCGGCGACGCACTGATCGTCGCGGTCGGCGCCTTCGCCGGTCTCGCGCTCGACGTCGCCGATCGTCTCTCCAAGCAGGGCATCGACGCTGCCGTCGTCGACCCGCGGTGGGTGTTCCCGGTGCCCGACGCGGTGGTCGACCTCGCCCGTGGCTTCCGGATCGTCGTCACGATCGAGGACAGCGGCCTCCACGGTGGTGTCGGCTCGGCGGTCTCCGCCGCGTTGCGCCGCAACGACGTCGACGTGCCCACGCGCGATCTCGGGGTGCCGCAGAAGTTCCTCGATCACGCCTCCCGCAACGAGATCCACGCCGAACTCGGTCTGACGGCCCAGGACGTGGCGCGTCAGGTCACCGGTTGGGTCGCCGGCCTGGACAGCGAACCCGAGGAACGGTCGCGCCCCTCGGCGGTCGAGCAGTCCGACCGCGAAGCGGGCTGA